The following is a genomic window from Nicotiana tabacum cultivar K326 chromosome 3, ASM71507v2, whole genome shotgun sequence.
GCAGGTGCTCGCAGATTTCGTCGCTGATTTCAGCACGGAAACATTGCCCGAGGTAGAACAGGAAGCACTCCGCACTTCTTCACATACCGACCTCTGGGTCCTCTACACCAACGGTGCCTCCAACGCCTGGGGATCGGGACTGGGACTCGTCCTCGAGGTCCCTATAGGTgaagtaattcgccagtccatacgatgcctcgagatgactaacaacgaggtcgagtataaagctgtgattgcaggtttgaagttagccctcaaatatggcgCTCGACGACTCGTCCTCTACTGTGATTCCCAACTCGTGGTGAATCAGGTCAccaggactttccaaatcaaagagtaGAGGCTACAAAGATACCAGTCAGAAATCCTAAACTATTGCCAGAATTTGATGAGTGCCGCCTCGACCAAATACCCAGGGCAGAAACATCGAAGCAGATGGCCTTGCTAAGCCGGCTGCGGCCACCAAGAATATCAACAGAGAAAATATGGTCACCCTCCTTCATTCCGCAATCGACCACgtcgaggtacattctataaacttaacttgggactgTCATAATTGCTTTATACCCTATTTGCAGGATGGAACGCTTCCGCAAGACAAAAAGAAAGCTAAAGAACTCCGGGTGCAGGCAGCCCGTTACAGCCTGGTAAATGGCGATCTCTACAAAAGAACGTTTGGTGGTCCCATGACCAAATGTCTTGGGCCACATCAGACAAGACGAGTACTGGAAGAAGTACACGAAGGACACTGCGACACCCATACAGGAATCTGCGCCCTCATCCGATGCATCATTCGCGCCGGATACTACTGGCCTACCATGAAAAAAGAAGCCGCCGACTATGTTAGGAGATGTGAACAATGTTAGAAGTACACCCCTATGATACATCAAGCAGGGGAACTCCTTCACTCTATCacttcaccatggccattcataaaatggggaatggacatagtcggGCCCCTCCCAGCAGGACGAGGCAATATAcgctttcttttggttttaactgactatttctctaaatgggtggaaacAGGTGCATACATTCAGATACGCGAGCAGTAGGTcatcgccttcatatggaaaaacattatATGTCATTTTGgtatccccaaagaaatcagctgcgACAATGGACCTCAGTTTGTCGGAAAAAGAGCGACTGAGTTTTTCGAAAAGTGGCGCATCAAgcgaatactctccacgccataccACCCTTCCGCCAATGGTCAAGCCGAATCCTCTAATAAGGTAATATTGAACATACTGAAGAAGAAGCTCGAGGAAGCTAAAGGGCTATTGCCTGAGCGATtaccagaagtattatgggcataccgcactatGCCAAAAACCAGCACAGGAGAAATGCCATATTCACTGGTCTATGGGACCGATGCAGTTATACCCATCGAGGTCGGGGATCCCAGCTTGAGATACTCCAACGAGAGCGGAACAGGCAACGACGAAAGTAGGCTACAAGATCTGGATGAAGTCGAAGAACGAAGAGACATGGACCACATAAGAATGGTAACCCAGAAGCAGCAAGTAGAAATATACTACAACAAGAGAGCCAAAGTGCAACCACTCAAAGTTGGCGACTACGTCATCAAGGCCAAAACACAAACCTCAAAAGACCCTAATAAGGGAAAATTGAGGACGAACTGGGACGGACCATATAAGATCGTAGCAGCAGCAAGCAAAGTAGCGTTCCAGTTAGAAACAATAGAGGGAAAACTGCTCCAAAACAACTGGAACGTCGCCCATCTCAAGCATTTCCACTTCTAAAAGGTGTCACCTAAGtcatactcttttttccttacccggattttgtcccaatcgggttttcccggggaggtttttaatgaggcggcaAAGGGGATGCCTTAAGGAGCGACATGATGTTTATTACATCGACCCATCGATGTGATCTCCAGATCGAAGTAATGAAGGGACTACATATagataatcaaatctccattatATGTACGGAGTCAAATCTCCATTTGTGTacggaatcaaatctccattataTTTAgggaatcaaatctccattataTTTacggaatcaaatctccattgtatgtgcGGAACCAGATCTCCACTAATAGACATTTGATGTCTTCCTACGGGAATATGACCGTCTCCAAAGATCTAAGTTCGACCTTGTTTGAACCACGACGGGATTTTACTTCGAcgatagttcgaagcaacatcccaatggccaaagCCATCGACGACAATTCAAGTTTGACCTCTTTTGAACCACGACGTGATTCTACTTCAACGACAGTTCAAAGCaatatcccaatggccaaggccatcgacgacaaTTTAatttcgacctcgttcgaaccacgacgggattctacttcgacgacagttcgaagcaatatcccaatggccaaggccatcgacgacaatttaagttcgacctcgttcgaaccacgacgagattctacttcgatgacagttcgaagTAATATCACAATGGCCAAGACCATCGACGACAATtcaagttcgacctcgttcgaaccacgacaggattctacttcgacgacagttcgaagcaacatcccaatggccaaggctatCAACAACAATtcaagttcgacctcgttcgaaccacgacgggattatacttcgacgacagtttgaagcaacatcctaatggccaaggcTATCAATAACAATtcaagttcgacctcgttcgaaccacgacgggattatacttcgacgacagtttgaagcaacatcccaatggccaacgCCATTGACGATAATtcaagttcgacctcgttcgaatcacgacgggattctacttcgacgacagttcgaagaaACATCCCAATgtccaaggccatcgacgacaatttaagttcgacctcgttcgaactacgatgggattctacttcgacgatagttcgaagcagcatcccaatggctaaggccattgaCGAcaatttgacctcgttcgaaccacgacgagattctacttcgacgacagttcaaaGAAACATCCCAAttgccaaggccatcgacgacaattcaagttcgacctcgttcgaaccacgacgggattctACTTCAACGACAGTTCGAAGTAACATCCCCACGGATAAGGCCGTCGACGACaatataagttcgacctcgtCCGAACTACGATGGGATTCTACTTCAACGACAGTCGAAGCGACATCCCAATAGCCAAGGGCGTCAATATCATGTGCAATCAATgcaaagaaaaaacaacaaacaaacaagCCGACGAGAGTAAATTTTACGTCACAGCAAAATATCATTTACATTCGCCCCTACAAACAGGCCCAATACGACCCGTGCAAAAATtcctaaacaaaagtaaatacaaacTAAGACTACACATCATCCCTAGTGGGGTAAACATCTTCATACCATGAATCTGAAGCAAGGTGATTCGCGTCATCCGAATTGACGCCTTCCCCGTCAGGTGTGAGGGGGTCGTACCCGCATGACTCACGAGCTGCACGCATGAAAAGCCTTATACATGTCAAGCCGAGCCTCTGCATGGACCCACAACTCGTAGAAATGATGGGGCATGGCCAGATTAGTTGAGGCACAAGACGTAGAAGGCTGAGAACGTCGACTTGCCTCCTCCGCCCTCAGCGAGGCCATTTGTCCCTTCAATGCGGCCAACTCCGTCTCCAGCTCCTTGACAAGCCCTTCGAGCCCTGCAACTTGGCGACTAGAGGCTTGCCTCTCCCCAGTCAATTCCGACCTGGATATACGGAGGGCATCCTCCAAAGATACCGATTCAAAAATAGTTGCCGCTAGCTTATCGGCGCTGACGTTTAGCTTGCCCTTGAGCCCCTCAATCTCCGCTACCTTAGCACTCAACTCGGCGGTGAAATCGGCCACCTTCAGCTGTAAATCGGCATTCTCGGCCGTCACCCCTGGCTCAATTCGAGCTCGTCCTCCTTCGCCTTAAGAGAGGCCTTCAGTTCACTATTACGGGCGACCGCCTTCATAGATCCTCGTCCATCTCCTTCAACTCCTCTATCTTTCGCTCCAGTTGGTCCTCCCGCTGCTTGAGCCCCTCACAAAACACCTGGAACTCAGGATCGTGATGATATATGTCGGACATTGCCCGATGCTTAGCACGATACTGCTGATACTTGGATGACATCTTCTCGTAAAGGCCCATCCTTTTTCTCTCACGACGCTCTCTCTCCACCTCCAGAACGAGGGTCTGACAAAAGAGAAGGGCAGAAGTTAGAAACAAAATGCAAAATGACGATTATCGCATCAATCCAAcgacaaaaaaagagaaggaaagacACCTACTTGCATGGCCATACTAGCGACCTTCTGAGATAACTCCACGTTGCTCATTGCTCCAAGCATCTCTCTTTCAGGAGCGACACATAGAGGAGCGAGGGCCGATGCCACCTGCTCGCTGTTTAGCAGCAAGTTGTAGTTCCTCGGGACTACCACATGATGGTCGGACTCGTCCATCCTAACCTCTACATGGGTATGGCGACCCACAAATTCATTATACTCTAGGTCGATATCCAAACCCGAGCCATCACCCTCGACACGAGGCCCTCCGACGTTAGACGATGCACCACCCTCAACAGAGCGCACTGAACCGGCTCCCGGACCAACTCCCTCCACTTGGGGAGATCTCCCCGATAAAATGGCATCGGCCATAAATAAGGGCACCGGGGCTGTCCAGGACGCCCTTCTACCGTCGGCGTTCGCAGCCACGCCCTTCCCCAATTCTAGCCTCCTCCTTTTTCTCTCCAACAGCTCGTCCCCATTATAAGATTCATCCAAAGGATGTGAGACCGGTACCGAAGAAGCCTCTTCCCTCGTGGCCACAACTCGAGACGAATCTCCCAAATGAATAGGTTGAGGACGACCCTCCCGAACAGACTCGCTCAAGATAAATCGCGTGTCTGTAGTAGCAACGGCTTGTCTAAAAGCGGGAGCTGGCGCCCTCCGCCTAGAAGCACCCCGATCTGTCATCACAAAGGGTCGTATTATTAAGCAAGGTCGCATGGCCAATGAAGCAGTAAGTAAGACATTTACTTGAGGAAACTCTAGTGCCATAACGATGCACGAAGGCGGGCCAAGTCCGAGTTTCTGTCGCATGAGGCAACAGGCGGGCTACCCAATCCTTGATACCCGTAATGGGGCGAGGCGGATATCCTATAGCTGCAAAACGGCAAGTAAGTAAAAGTTATAGTAATTACAGAAGAGAGGGGAATATAACGAACGATGACACTTACGAGTCTCGTTCCATCGCTCCAAAAATCTGGCGGAGTCAGAAACGACGTGTTCAGTCTTGACAAAGAAGTACTTGTGTCAAAATTTACGGCTCGCCCGGTCATCCGTCCCCACCACCAGCCCTTTCGTACCACGAAGCCTCAAATACACCATGGTACCCCCGAGGAAGCCAGGCGTGAACAAGTGGAAAAGGTGATGGACTGAGACGCTACACTCCGCCAACTCTGCATACTTAGTCAAAAGCAGAAGCACCTTGAGTGTATATGGCGAAAGCTATGTTGGGCAAATCTAGTAAAATCTACAGAATTCTTCTGCTAAGGGGAAGAGAGGAAGGGTGTAGCGGATCATGAAAGGATACTCATAAAAAGCACAGTATCCAGGTCTGTGGACGTCAACGTAATCTCTCCTCGTTGGAACCATTTCTATGTGAGGAGGGATGCCATACTTTATATAGAGGGCATCAAGATGAACCTGATCCATCTCAGAAAATACGGGGTTCGGGGTAGGAGGTGGATCTTTGAGGAAGTCACTCCGGGACAAGGGATGCCTCGGTAGTAACTCCTCCACCGTAAGAGGGCCATCACTCTCTTCTACCACCACATCTCCGCTGCCGGAAGGAGGCACCGTGGATGATGGGGTGGCTTCAGGAACCTCTTCGCTAGAACGATGAGACCTCGACATAATATCGTTTAAAATAATAACAACTCAAAGGGAGTAAGAAAGAAGAAACTTCCGGTGAAGAACGAAAACAAAAGCAGGAGGATATAAGAACAAGTGAAGAAGATTGAGAAGTTACCAAGAGAGAAATGGctaaagtttttcaaaaaatcaaacccttcacctatttatagggttgggtggCGCCAGAATCGAGGCAGTGGGCCTCAAATCAGCGCAAGAATCGAAGCGCGAAGTCGTCAGTCCCTGCCTTGAAAACCT
Proteins encoded in this region:
- the LOC142177429 gene encoding uncharacterized protein LOC142177429: MAYKFATAHTGAKKAEARVNDIFAVRQTMGKGLRMERFRKTKRKLKNSGCRQPVTACCDNGPQFVGKRATEFFEKWRIKRILSTPYHPSANGQAESSNKVILNILKKKLEEAKGLLPERLPEVLWAYRTMPKTSTGEMPYSLVYGTDAVIPIEVGDPSLRYSNESGTGNDESRLQDLDEVEERRDMDHIRMVTQKQQVEIYYNKRAKVQPLKVGDYVIKAKTQTSKDPNKGKLRTNWDGPYKIVAAASKVAFQLETIEGKLLQNNWNVAHLKHFHF